The following coding sequences are from one Cryptococcus deuterogattii R265 chromosome 1, complete sequence window:
- a CDS encoding exocyst protein codes for MSSVPRISPQDDVRAHITASLCAQRAPDGTPEETLITFLKVYEEDPAGGTKSRYLILAVQRTGRVFIHKAKRNSNLSFSKGKTWYLEDVRVLEVMGPSDFALTMTTRRYHWTTERPKDQAAFLTSVVKVYKEYTHGRLPELINFAPPPSQPQPPSQQQVPPDTDLNEPPSAFPLPRVGNTDLTPPQPFGRSYRANSSSSVNSSQTLGSHYQPSHSESSRGRPSQDDDHTTRRPSTGDGRAAMPPRAVGPGNGVGIGPPPAQRKMSDDRAERIGPSALRNVSATSEYEPGAAGDASLRMKKSESDMGAIAETETERSVSAGDGGKANQSNRIPSAPVIREPSPPQQSTSTPQASEQVKPKPAPPTITTTDLSVPSPGLTTSATFSYSPVSATRPSRRASFHPPPLDTTISRDVLLQSRTGLLPGAAGMTIDASEGDDGVLKNVEEMLEGFDWGMIAGGLGVSGEGRKKGADVIENRLLDELTALDSAIIHAFLESDDRTAQVLAHIDEALMELDDIDLQITGYRMQLNAVSDDISYIESQGKGLQVQTSNQQVLLNELRQLLQIVEVPADDLHTLIKEPPSSEQGVKALELAAASLYKALQAGMDTANAEVAATIARMQEYREQSSKFCKRMSDYLDITFQYQADSTLADFRKNFKKTMALESHQKMCEKLMIYTGLVLYIKEMDDARYQKLCSDYMSRVSQLHQSEMRELLTYLASLNVSSGDAGADAAFSSAPGANYAKPSALQKSKTAIGFGLGNQPKQEKRTDNNTSRAAELYRQAFTQIINQIVVEENFINAFLRPVDTESTFADYMELDSYFRRQAARHANRARSAGMIQLLRSMMDLIFGFVEVELKNWVEATVEKVPVAVVGIIAVTERLAKEAEEENTSIFFAQLFDKQLLKQRLIMDMFVNKQVKSIEAAKAIIRRRKGIAFFVKHFPIFVERVEQQMDGNGDLPIRIKVNEAYERVMTSVFGSLEQLAKMERAETQANEDKGQLNYHVIMIENLHYFIEDVSQIKSTAMAGFLQRAKSLYGENMTMYIKLMLRRTFARFIDFFDGVDRLLQSTAANEVSLHHSYSRSALKKVLKDHGAKDMRKAVETMSRRVDKHFADDEEPSTSTANMALIGMVWKELTQEFAKETLRAQGIVAKSYGDSGLGLEFSAADVEATCKKMK; via the exons ATGTCCTCGGTACCCCGTATATCCCCTCAAGATGACGTGCGCGCCCACATTACGGCCTCTCTCTGCGCACAGCGCGCACCAGATGGCACCCCTGAGGAGACACTCATCACTTTCCTCAAGGTGTATGAGGAGGATCCAGCCGGCGGAACGAAGTCCAGATACTTGATACTCGCGG TACAAAGAACAGGCAGGGTGTTTATCCACAAGGCCAAGAGAAATAGTAATCTGTCTTTCTCAAAAGGCAAAACATGGTACTTGGAGGATGTTCGCGTGTTGGAAGTTATGGGG CCGTCAGATTTTGCCCTGACGATGACTACACGGCGCTACCACTGGACTACTGAACGCCCCAAAGATCAAGCGGCATTTCTTACTTCTGTAGTCAAGGTCTACAAGGAGTACACTCATGGTCGTCTACCAGAACTGATCAAttttgctcctcctccaagtCAACCTCAGCCACCATCTCAACAACAAGTTCCTCCCGACACGGACCTCAATGAAC CTCCATCAgccttccccctcccccgAGTAGGGAATACCGACCTTACACCCCCTCAACCATTTGGACGCTCATATCGTGCaaattcttcctcatcagtCAACTCTTCACAAACGTTAGGCAGCCATTACCAACCTTCACATTCCGAATCATCTCGCGGACGACCTTCCCAGGATGACGACCATACAACAAGGAGACCTTCTacgggagatggaagagcagCGATGCCTCCAAGAGCTGTGGGACCTGGAAATGGTGTGGGAATAGGCCCGCCTCCAGCGCAGAGAAAAATGTCCGACGATAGAGCAGAGAGGATCGGTCCGAGTGCTCTTCGAAACGTATCAGCAACCTCTGAATATGAGCCAGGAGCTGCAGGTGACGcaagtttgaggatgaaaaagtCCGAGAGTGACATGGGTGCCATTGCGGAGACGGAGACGGAAAGATCAGTATCAGCAGGAGATGGCGGCAAAGCAAACCAAAGTAATAGAATACCTTCAGCCCCTGTCATCCGAGAACCTTCACCGCCTCAACAATCTACATCCACTCCCCAAGCATCAGAACAAGTAAAGCCGAAACCTGCTCCTCCGACCATCACCACTACGGACCTCTCAGTACCTTCTCCTGGACTCACCACATCTGCCACCTTTTCTTATTCCCCAGTGAGCGCCACCCGACCATCTCGTCGAGcctcttttcatcctcctccactcgaCACTACCATCTCCCGTGACGTACTTCTCCAATCACGTACAGGGCTCTTACCAGGAGCTGCGGGTATGACAATAGATGCATCagaaggggatgatgggGTGTTGAAGAATGTGGAGGAAATGTTGGAAGGATTTGATTGGGGGATGATTGCTGGTGGTCTTGGTGTAAGCggggaagggagaaagaagggggcAGACGTGATTGAGAATCGGCTATTGGATGAACTTACTGCTCTGGATTCT GCCATTATCCATGCTTTCTTGGAATCTGATGACAGAACAGCTCAAGTTTTAGCCCATATCGACGAAGCGCTCATGGAGCTGGATGACATTGACTTGCAGATCACCGGATATCGAATGCAGCTCAAT GCTGTATCTGATGACATCTCTTACATCGAAtctcaaggaaaaggtcTCCAGGTTCAGACATCCAACCAACAGGTCCTTCTGAACGAACTTCGTCAGCTTTTA CAAATTGTCGAAGTACCTGCCGATGATCTGCATACTCTAATTAAAgagcctccttcttctgaacAAGGTGTCAAGGCACTTGAACTGGCTGCGGCGTCCCTATACAAGGCCTTACAAGCTGGTATGGATACTG CCAATGCGGAAGTGGCCGCTACTATTGCGAGGATGCAAGAGTACCGTGAGCAGAGCTCGAAATTTTGTAAACGAATGTCCGATTATCTTGATATCACCTTCCAATATCAG GCCGATTCTACTCTTGCAGACTTTCGTAAAAACTTCAAAAAAACCATGGCCCTGGAATCTCATCAAAAGATGTGCGAGAAGTTGATGATATATACTGGCCTGGTGCTCTATATCaaagagatggacgatGCGCGATATCAGAAACTCTGTTCG GACTATATGTCAAGAGTCAGTCAGTTGCATCAGTCGGAGATGAGAGAGCTTTTGACGTATTTGGCATCACTCAACGTTAGTTCCGGCGATGCTGGTGCGGATGCTG CCTTTTCTAGCGCACCCGGTGCAAATTACGCGAAACCGTCTGCATTGCAAAAGTCCAAGACGGCTATTGGGTTTGGTCTCGGTAATCAACCCAAGCAAGAAAAACGCACAGATAACAATACCAGTCGTGCCGCCGAG CTTTACCGCCAAGCCTTTACACAGATCATCAACCAAATCGTAGTCGAAGAGAATTTTATCAATGCCTTTCTCCGCCCTGTTGATACTGAGTCTACCTTTGCGGATTACATGGAGCTTGACTCTTACTTCCGAAGACAAGCAGCTAGACATGCCAACAGAGCAAGGTCAGCGGGGATGATACAGTTGTTGAGGTCGATGATGGATCTGATTTTTGGATTTGTGGAGGTGGAATTGAAGAACTGGGTGGAAGCGACGGTGGAGAAGGTTCCTGT CGCCGTTGTTGGGATTATTGCTGTCACAGAGAGATTAGCaaaggaagcagaggaagaaaacaCTTCCATATTCTTTGCACAACTCTTCGATAAGCAGCTACTAAAACAACGATTGATTATGGATATGTTTGTT AACAAGCAAGTCAAATCAATTGAAGCTGCCAAGGCGATTATCAGAAGACGCAAAGGTATCGCATTTTTTGTCAAGCATTTCCCTATCTTTGTGGAAAGAGTAGAGCAACAAATGGATGGCAACGGCGACCTGCCCATTCGAATCAAGGTGAACGAGGCGTATGAAAGGGTGATGACCTCGGTGTTTGGGTCACTCGAGCAACtggcaaagatggaaagggcGGAGACGCAAGCAAACGAAGACAAGGGACAGCTAAACTACCATGTCATCATGATAG AAAACCTGCACTACTTCATCGAGGATGTTTCGCAGATCAAGTCAACGGCGATGGCTGGCTTCTTGCAACGTGCCAAGTCACTCTACGGAGAGAACATGACGATGTATATCAAGCTCATGTTACGGCGCACCTTTGCTCGATTCATC GACTTTTTCGATGGCGTTGATCGCCTGCTTCAAAGTACCGCTGCCAACGAAGTGTCGCTTCATCATTCTTACAGTCGCTCGGCTCTTAAAAAAGTACTCAAGGACCATGGAGCTAAGGATATGAGAAAGGCTGTGGAGACCATGTCCAGAAGGGTCGATAAGCACtttgcagatgatgaagaaccaAGTACATCTACTGCCAATATGGCACTCATCGGTATGGTGTGGAAGGAATTGACACAAGAGTTCGCGAAAGAGACCTTAAGGGCGCAAGGGATTGTTGCGAAGAGCTATGGGGACTCTGGACTGGGACTTGAATTTAGCGCTGCGGATGTCGAGGCTACgtgcaagaagatgaagtag
- a CDS encoding solute carrier family 25 (mitochondrial carnitine/acylcarnitine transporter) member 20/29: MAVPEEISDPDIYADIPEGRSGSPPKEHSPFIGFAAGICSGWTKLIVGHPFDTLKTRLQCAPSGTFNGAWDCFKKTVNKEGPRALYKGASIPAISWGITDSILMGSLHNYRAFLSAHGLGEGVPNSDQQRLSLLGHSVAGLFAGWTNATVAHPTEIIKCKLQLQLVQPEHVPRQFSGPIDVVRQTVTQQGVTGMWRGLGASFIYRSCFAAMFGSFEAFNRLFKSWDGTNWAMSAGLANFLAGGMASNAYWLTALPLDNVKNRIMTDDIKTPRYKGVYDAYRQVWNETYNDSKGLGWNVLARTKNFYRGFVPVAMRAFPTNAAALAVWEGVMRWSKA; this comes from the exons ATGGCTGTTCCCGAGGAGATCTCTGACCCAGACATTTATGCTGACATACCAGAAGGAAGGTCTGGATCTCCTCCGAAAGAACATTCACCGTTTATCGGTTTCGCCGCGGGTATTTGTTCTGG ATGGACAAAG CTTATTGTTGGACATCCTTTTGACACCCTGAAG ACAAGGCTACAATGTGCTCCCTCAGGAACCTTCAATGGCGCGTGGGACTGCTTCAAAAAGACAGTCAACAAAGAA GGTCCTAGAGCTTTGTATAAAGGCGCAAGTATTCCTGCAATCTCATGGGGGATAACGGACTCCATATTAATGGGGAG TCTGCACAACTATCGAGCTTTTCTCTCTGCCCATGGACTAGGGGAGGGAGTGCCCAACTCTGATCAGCAGAGACTGTCACTTTTGGGACACAGTGTGGCCGGTCTGTTTGCTGGCTGGACCAA TGCAACCGTCGCACATCCTACAGAAATAATCAAATGCAAACTCCAGCTTCAACTTGTTCAACCTGAGCATGTGCCTCGACAGTTTTCTGGTCCTATTGACGTCGTACGACAGACTGTCACACAGCAAGGTGTGACGGGTATGTGGAGAGGACTGGGCGCGAGCTTCATCTACAGAAGTTGTTTTGCAGCGATGTTTGGAA GCTTCGAGGCGTTCAATAGATTATTCAAGAGCTGGGATGGCACAAATTGGGCAATGTCGGCGGGACTGGCCAATTTCCTCGCCGGAGGTATGGCTTCTAATGCTTATTGGTTGACAGCGCTGC CCCTCGACAACGTCAAGAACAGAATAATGA CTGACGACATCAAGACACCGCGATATAAAGGCGTATATGACGCTTACCGCCAGGTATGGAACGAGACCTACAATGACTCAAAGGGATTAGGGTGGAATGTACTGGCAAGGACCAAGAATTTCTACAGG GGTTTTGTCCCAGTAGCAATGAGAGCTTTCCCAACAAATGCGGCAGCGTTAGCCGTATGGGAGGGTGTCATGAGATGGTCAAAGGCATAA